In Gloeomargarita sp. SRBZ-1_bins_9, a genomic segment contains:
- a CDS encoding nitrate ABC transporter ATP-binding protein (This model describes the ATP binding subunits of ATP-binding cassette (ABC) transporters for nitrate transport, or for bicarbonate transport, in bacteria and archaea.) gives MRTLVAPTTTTHLRLAGVTKTYGKHTVITDIDLEVKTGEFVCLVGHSGCGKTTLLNMVAGFTQPTLGQVCINDQPITEPGPDRMVVFQNYSLLPWLTAYQNIDLAIKAVFPRLTPAQRRPIVHQHLELVGLTEAAHRYPAQLSGGMKQRVAIARALAVRPQMLLLDEPFGALDAITKEELQDQLLHIWRQHQVTVLMVTHDIDEALYLSDRIVLMTNGPAATIGDVLEVPFGRPRQRRRLQNDPHYYHLRNHILEFLYERFAHHD, from the coding sequence ATGCGTACCCTAGTCGCACCGACGACTACGACCCATCTGCGTCTGGCGGGGGTGACCAAAACCTACGGCAAGCACACGGTAATCACTGATATTGACCTGGAGGTCAAAACCGGAGAGTTTGTCTGTCTAGTGGGGCATTCCGGCTGCGGGAAAACCACCTTGCTCAATATGGTGGCCGGTTTTACCCAACCTACCCTTGGTCAGGTCTGCATCAACGACCAGCCGATTACCGAACCGGGACCGGACCGGATGGTGGTGTTTCAAAACTATTCCCTGTTACCCTGGTTGACGGCCTATCAAAACATTGACCTGGCCATCAAGGCTGTCTTTCCTCGGTTAACCCCGGCCCAGCGGCGGCCCATCGTTCACCAGCACCTGGAGCTAGTCGGTTTGACGGAGGCGGCCCACCGATACCCGGCCCAACTGTCGGGGGGCATGAAACAGCGGGTGGCGATTGCCCGAGCGCTAGCGGTCCGGCCCCAGATGTTGCTGCTCGATGAACCCTTTGGCGCCCTGGATGCCATTACCAAAGAGGAACTCCAGGACCAACTACTCCACATTTGGCGGCAGCACCAAGTGACGGTGTTGATGGTGACCCACGATATTGATGAGGCGCTGTACCTAAGCGACCGAATTGTGCTGATGACCAACGGACCGGCGGCGACCATTGGTGACGTTCTGGAGGTGCCTTTTGGCCGTCCCCGGCAGCGTCGGCGCTTGCAAAATGACCCCCACTACTACCATTTGCGCAACCACATTCTGGAATTTCTCTACGAGCGTTTTGCCCATCATGACTAG
- a CDS encoding nitrate ABC transporter ATP-binding protein (This model describes the ATP binding subunits of ATP-binding cassette (ABC) transporters for nitrate transport, or for bicarbonate transport, in bacteria and archaea.): MMTKPLIEIDHVDMVFPLPAGGHYTALKDIHLEIQEGEFVALLGHSGCGKSTLLNIVAGFLRPTAGGVVIRGRQVTEPGPDRMVVFQNYSLLPWKTVYANVALAVQAVFPRLPKPVQQRRIQTALEQVHLWHARHKYPAQLSGGMKQRVAIARALAITPQVLLLDEPFGALDALTRGSLQEELMAVCQSLGMTCLMVTHDVDEALLLADRVVLLTNGPSARIGQILQVPFPRPRNRHDVVHHPSYYTLRQQVMDFLQQQRRQRSLAVVSGWRSSKRQVAVGFLPLTDCAPLAVAQAEGLFAAYGLEVELCQESSWADLAEGVTSGRLQAAQMLAPLPLALAVGYQDQVPQPALRVPLVLSRNSNGITISRLLYEQGVTCLAACKDYIERTGQRLIWGVVHPASMHNLLLRYALASLGIDPDRDVELVVAPPAQMVYHLEAGHVHGFCVGQPWNTYAEQAGIGKCISTSLDLWAGHPEKVLAVNRAWAAAEPERYLALVQALMRAGEICDIPKQRAALAELLSQPEYLHLPPALLRPGLAEPLGEQLHYLRLHQFFVQQANCPLPSEGIWMLTQLARWGLTPLPQNGWEVIDTVYDLETYVQAAQALGRPDYIPDRRQFVLADGLLFDADNPLAYLEQFPIRRAIDYRTIDWQQREEQSCVP; encoded by the coding sequence ATGATGACCAAGCCGTTGATTGAAATCGATCACGTGGACATGGTGTTTCCGTTGCCGGCGGGGGGGCACTATACGGCGCTTAAGGATATTCACTTGGAAATCCAGGAGGGGGAATTTGTGGCCCTGCTGGGGCACTCTGGTTGTGGCAAGTCCACTCTGCTGAATATCGTGGCGGGTTTTTTGCGCCCAACAGCTGGGGGGGTGGTGATCCGGGGCCGCCAGGTGACGGAACCCGGGCCGGACCGGATGGTGGTGTTTCAAAACTACTCGCTGCTGCCTTGGAAAACCGTCTATGCCAATGTGGCCCTGGCGGTGCAGGCGGTGTTTCCCCGTTTGCCCAAACCGGTCCAGCAGCGGCGTATCCAAACGGCTCTGGAACAGGTCCATCTGTGGCATGCTCGGCACAAGTATCCGGCGCAACTGTCGGGGGGGATGAAGCAACGGGTGGCCATTGCCCGGGCCTTGGCAATTACACCGCAAGTGCTGCTGCTGGATGAACCCTTTGGGGCGCTGGATGCCCTGACGCGGGGGAGCCTGCAGGAGGAACTGATGGCGGTGTGCCAATCGCTGGGGATGACCTGTTTGATGGTGACCCATGATGTGGACGAGGCCCTGCTGCTGGCGGACCGGGTGGTGCTGCTGACCAATGGCCCCAGCGCACGGATAGGCCAGATTCTGCAAGTCCCGTTTCCCCGGCCCCGCAACCGCCATGATGTGGTGCATCACCCAAGCTACTACACCCTACGGCAACAGGTGATGGACTTTTTGCAGCAGCAGCGCCGGCAACGGTCTCTGGCGGTGGTTTCGGGGTGGCGGTCATCTAAGCGCCAGGTGGCTGTGGGATTTTTGCCCTTGACGGACTGTGCTCCCCTGGCGGTGGCCCAAGCGGAGGGCCTGTTTGCCGCCTATGGGCTGGAGGTGGAATTGTGCCAGGAGAGTAGTTGGGCGGATTTGGCCGAGGGGGTGACGTCGGGGCGGTTGCAGGCGGCCCAAATGCTGGCACCCTTGCCCCTGGCGCTGGCGGTGGGTTACCAGGACCAAGTGCCCCAACCGGCGTTGCGGGTGCCATTGGTACTCAGTCGCAATAGCAATGGCATTACCATCAGTCGCTTGCTCTACGAGCAGGGGGTCACCTGCCTAGCCGCCTGCAAGGACTACATCGAACGCACGGGCCAGCGTCTGATCTGGGGTGTGGTGCACCCGGCGTCCATGCACAATTTATTGCTGCGCTATGCCCTGGCCAGCCTAGGGATAGACCCCGACCGGGACGTGGAACTGGTGGTCGCCCCGCCGGCCCAAATGGTCTATCACCTGGAGGCGGGACATGTACACGGGTTTTGCGTGGGCCAACCCTGGAACACCTATGCGGAACAGGCAGGGATTGGTAAGTGCATCAGCACCAGCTTGGACCTATGGGCCGGGCATCCGGAAAAGGTGCTAGCGGTGAATCGAGCCTGGGCAGCTGCTGAGCCGGAGCGTTACTTAGCGCTGGTCCAGGCCTTGATGCGAGCCGGTGAGATTTGCGACATCCCCAAGCAGCGCGCTGCCCTGGCCGAGTTGCTCAGCCAACCAGAGTATCTCCACCTGCCGCCAGCCCTGTTGCGACCTGGTTTGGCCGAACCTTTGGGGGAGCAACTCCACTACCTGCGTCTGCATCAGTTTTTTGTGCAGCAGGCCAACTGTCCGTTGCCGTCGGAGGGGATATGGATGTTGACCCAATTGGCCCGCTGGGGATTGACGCCCTTGCCCCAAAACGGCTGGGAAGTAATAGACACCGTTTACGACCTGGAGACCTACGTGCAGGCGGCGCAGGCGCTCGGTCGTCCGGATTACATACCCGACCGACGGCAGTTTGTCCTGGCAGATGGTCTGCTTTTTGATGCTGACAACCCCTTGGCCTATCTGGAGCAATTCCCTATTCGCCGAGCCATTGATTACCGCACCATTGACTGGCAACAACGGGAGGAACAATCATGCGTACCCTAG
- the ntrB gene encoding nitrate ABC transporter permease, whose amino-acid sequence MLRPVPPLAWLPISLAAFKDNEPAAIFVIFITAVWPIIINTVVGVQQIPRDYRNVARVLRLSKWDYFWHVLVPATVPYVFTGLRIGIGLSWLAIVAAEMLIGGVGIGFFIWDAWNSSLISEIVIALFYVGLVGLVLDRCVAYLGKVVTKGQEV is encoded by the coding sequence GTGTTGCGCCCGGTGCCGCCCTTGGCCTGGTTGCCCATTTCCCTGGCTGCCTTCAAGGACAACGAACCGGCGGCGATCTTTGTGATTTTTATTACGGCAGTCTGGCCCATTATCATCAACACGGTGGTGGGGGTGCAGCAAATTCCCCGGGACTACCGCAATGTGGCGCGGGTGTTGCGGCTGTCGAAATGGGATTACTTCTGGCATGTGCTGGTGCCGGCGACGGTGCCTTATGTGTTTACAGGGCTGCGCATTGGCATTGGCCTGTCGTGGCTGGCGATTGTGGCGGCGGAGATGTTAATCGGCGGGGTGGGGATTGGTTTCTTTATCTGGGACGCCTGGAATAGCTCGCTGATTAGTGAAATCGTGATTGCCCTGTTTTACGTGGGCCTGGTGGGCCTGGTGCTGGACCGCTGCGTGGCCTATCTGGGCAAGGTGGTGACCAAGGGCCAGGAGGTTTAG
- a CDS encoding CmpA/NrtA family ABC transporter substrate-binding protein: protein MVHKLSRRQFLLTSGITAATTVLMHGCGSPSTTTDNQQPGPVASIETPEVTTAKLGFIALTDAAPLIIAKEKGFFAKYGMPAVEVVKQASWGVTRDNLVLGSAGGGIDGAHILTPMPYLISAGVVTGGRKVPLYILARLNLNGQGLGLAMEYKDLGVSIDAQPLKAAFAKKRAQGKDIKVAVTFPGGTHDMWMRYWLAAAGIDPNREVSVIVVPPPQMVANMKTGTMEAFCVGEPWPLQAVNQGIAYNAATTGQLWNDHPEKSFTMRADWVDKHPKATKALLMAILEAQQWCDKDENKSEMCQILAKREWLKVPYEDIIDRSLGKLDLGDGRKFEDKNLMQKYWRDFASYPFPSHELWFLTENIRWGYFPASTDTKALIRAVNREDLWREAAKALGVPADQIPTSPSRGVERFFDGVAFDPENPQGYLQALKIKAIKEA, encoded by the coding sequence ATGGTGCATAAGCTCTCGCGTCGGCAGTTTCTGCTTACATCTGGCATCACAGCGGCCACGACGGTCCTGATGCACGGCTGCGGCAGTCCCTCCACCACGACCGATAACCAGCAACCGGGGCCGGTGGCATCCATTGAAACGCCGGAGGTGACAACCGCCAAGTTGGGCTTCATTGCCCTGACGGATGCGGCGCCGTTGATTATCGCCAAGGAAAAGGGCTTTTTTGCTAAATACGGGATGCCGGCTGTGGAGGTGGTCAAACAGGCGTCCTGGGGGGTGACCCGCGACAACTTGGTGTTGGGGTCGGCAGGGGGTGGAATTGACGGTGCCCATATTTTGACCCCTATGCCCTATCTCATCAGCGCTGGAGTCGTCACGGGCGGCAGGAAGGTGCCCCTGTATATCCTGGCGCGGCTGAACCTGAACGGTCAGGGTTTGGGATTGGCAATGGAATACAAAGATTTGGGGGTATCCATTGACGCCCAACCCTTGAAGGCAGCTTTTGCAAAAAAACGGGCCCAGGGGAAGGACATCAAGGTGGCGGTGACGTTCCCTGGTGGTACCCACGATATGTGGATGCGTTATTGGTTGGCTGCGGCCGGAATTGACCCAAATAGGGAGGTTTCTGTCATTGTGGTGCCGCCGCCCCAGATGGTGGCCAATATGAAAACGGGTACGATGGAGGCTTTTTGCGTAGGGGAACCCTGGCCACTCCAGGCGGTGAACCAGGGAATTGCCTACAATGCCGCCACCACTGGCCAACTGTGGAATGACCACCCGGAAAAAAGTTTCACCATGCGGGCGGATTGGGTGGATAAACATCCCAAAGCGACCAAGGCCTTGTTGATGGCTATCCTGGAGGCCCAGCAGTGGTGCGACAAGGATGAAAACAAGTCGGAAATGTGTCAGATTTTGGCCAAGCGGGAGTGGCTAAAAGTGCCCTATGAAGATATCATTGACCGCTCCCTGGGCAAGCTTGATTTGGGGGATGGACGCAAGTTTGAGGACAAAAACCTGATGCAAAAGTACTGGCGGGATTTTGCGTCCTATCCTTTCCCTAGCCATGAGCTGTGGTTTTTGACGGAAAACATCCGCTGGGGCTATTTCCCGGCCAGTACCGATACCAAGGCCTTGATCCGGGCGGTCAACCGGGAGGACCTCTGGCGGGAGGCGGCCAAGGCGCTGGGGGTGCCGGCAGACCAGATACCCACTTCCCCATCGCGGGGGGTGGAGCGGTTTTTTGACGGGGTGGCCTTTGACCCGGAAAATCCCCAGGGCTATCTCCAGGCATTGAAAATCAAAGCGATCAAGGAGGCGTGA
- a CDS encoding ferredoxin--nitrite reductase has protein sequence MSNKFEAIKREKDGLKVKEEIATFARLGWEQIPKDDLEVRLKWLGVFFRPVTPGRFMLRLRLPNGIITSHQLRILAQIIDRYGEEGSADITTRQNLQLRGIVIEDLPATLEALHHCGLTSVQSGMDNIRNLTGSPTAGIDAHELIDTRPLLRQLQDLFTNHGQGNPEFANLPRKFNIAIEGTRDNSVHAEINDLAFVPARREGVLGFNVLVGGFFSAKRCDAAIPLDAWVPPDQTVIELSQAVVEIFRDHGLRENRQKARLRWLIDAWGIERFREAVQAKLSFPLLTAAPRDLIDWDKRDHIGVYPQKQAGFYYVGLHVPVGRLQAEDMFELARLAEVYGQSEVRFTVEQNALIPHIHKTQLSALLAEPLLQKFSIHPAPLQRAVVSCTGAQFCNFAIIETKQRAIALARQLDERLELPRPVRIHWTGCPNSCGQPQVADIGLLGTKARKGGQMVDAVDLYLGGKVGKDARLGTCVRKGIPCDELLEVLTEILVRDFGARPRATAAAEPGTQVLMTHS, from the coding sequence ATGAGCAACAAATTTGAGGCGATTAAGCGGGAAAAAGATGGCCTTAAGGTCAAGGAGGAAATTGCCACCTTTGCCCGGTTGGGTTGGGAGCAGATTCCCAAGGATGACCTAGAGGTGCGATTGAAGTGGTTAGGGGTGTTTTTTCGACCGGTCACACCCGGGCGGTTTATGCTGCGACTGCGCTTACCCAACGGTATTATCACCAGTCACCAACTGCGCATCTTAGCCCAGATAATAGACCGCTATGGTGAGGAGGGCAGTGCCGATATTACCACCCGGCAAAATCTACAATTGCGGGGGATAGTCATTGAGGATTTGCCTGCCACTCTGGAGGCCCTACACCATTGCGGATTGACGTCGGTGCAGTCGGGGATGGATAATATTCGCAATTTGACGGGTTCGCCGACGGCAGGCATTGATGCCCACGAGTTAATTGACACTCGTCCCTTGCTTAGACAATTGCAGGACCTGTTTACCAACCACGGCCAGGGCAATCCCGAATTTGCCAACCTGCCCCGTAAATTCAACATTGCCATAGAGGGCACCCGCGATAACTCGGTTCATGCCGAGATTAACGACCTAGCATTTGTGCCGGCCCGGCGGGAGGGGGTGTTGGGTTTCAACGTGCTGGTCGGGGGCTTTTTTTCTGCTAAGCGCTGCGATGCAGCCATTCCCTTAGATGCCTGGGTGCCCCCGGATCAGACGGTGATTGAACTATCACAGGCGGTAGTGGAGATTTTTCGGGACCATGGGTTACGGGAGAACCGGCAAAAGGCCCGTTTGCGCTGGCTGATTGACGCCTGGGGAATTGAGCGATTTCGGGAGGCGGTGCAGGCCAAACTATCGTTTCCCCTGTTGACAGCAGCACCTAGGGATTTAATCGATTGGGACAAGCGGGACCATATCGGCGTTTATCCGCAAAAACAAGCTGGTTTTTACTATGTAGGCTTGCATGTACCAGTGGGACGATTGCAGGCTGAGGATATGTTTGAACTAGCCCGTCTAGCCGAGGTTTATGGTCAATCAGAAGTGCGCTTTACGGTAGAACAAAATGCTTTAATTCCTCACATTCACAAAACCCAATTATCCGCCTTGTTAGCCGAGCCATTGTTACAAAAGTTTTCCATCCATCCGGCTCCCCTGCAGCGGGCGGTCGTGTCCTGCACGGGGGCGCAATTTTGTAACTTTGCCATTATTGAGACCAAGCAGCGGGCTATCGCTCTAGCCAGGCAGTTGGATGAGCGGTTGGAGTTGCCCCGCCCGGTACGGATTCACTGGACGGGCTGCCCTAATTCCTGTGGCCAACCCCAGGTGGCGGATATCGGTTTGCTGGGGACCAAGGCCCGTAAGGGTGGGCAAATGGTGGATGCGGTGGACCTGTACTTGGGGGGCAAGGTGGGCAAGGACGCCCGCTTGGGGACTTGCGTGCGCAAAGGGATCCCCTGTGATGAATTGCTAGAGGTGCTCACGGAGATTTTGGTTCGGGACTTTGGGGCCCGTCCCCGCGCGACGGCGGCCGCTGAGCCAGGGACACAGGTTTTGATGACCCATTCGTAA
- a CDS encoding molybdenum cofactor biosynthesis protein MoaE, whose amino-acid sequence MGSWWFGLTEQPIDPPGLTVRLANPRAGACVTFAGWVRDHHRGKAVVALTYQVYGALACKEGETILQEALERFPLYGAVACHRYGHLQVGDLAVWVGVSAAHRQEAFQGAMYVIDEIKRRLPIWKKEHYADGSAVWIHCGCGH is encoded by the coding sequence ATGGGGAGCTGGTGGTTTGGTCTGACGGAGCAGCCGATTGATCCACCTGGGTTGACGGTGCGGCTAGCCAATCCTCGAGCCGGTGCTTGCGTCACGTTTGCCGGTTGGGTGCGGGACCATCACCGAGGCAAGGCGGTTGTGGCCCTGACCTACCAGGTGTATGGGGCCTTGGCCTGTAAGGAAGGGGAGACGATTCTCCAGGAAGCGCTGGAGCGGTTTCCCCTGTACGGCGCGGTGGCCTGTCATCGTTACGGCCATTTGCAGGTTGGCGACCTGGCGGTGTGGGTCGGTGTCAGCGCTGCTCACCGGCAAGAAGCCTTCCAGGGGGCGATGTACGTTATAGATGAGATCAAGCGCCGCTTGCCGATATGGAAAAAGGAGCATTACGCTGATGGGTCGGCGGTGTGGATCCATTGCGGCTGCGGCCACTGA
- a CDS encoding MoaD/ThiS family protein — MSKPKPVKLTYFALLADQAGVPEEILLTQAETCAQLYQELQAKYGFALPLSHIRVAVNDAWVSLTHPLQPNDHVVFIPPVAGG, encoded by the coding sequence ATGTCCAAGCCCAAACCGGTTAAGTTGACCTACTTTGCACTCCTAGCGGATCAGGCGGGCGTCCCGGAGGAAATCCTGCTCACCCAGGCAGAGACCTGCGCCCAACTCTACCAGGAATTGCAGGCCAAATACGGTTTTGCCCTGCCCTTGTCCCACATCCGGGTTGCCGTCAACGACGCCTGGGTTTCCCTGACCCATCCCCTGCAACCCAACGATCACGTTGTTTTCATTCCACCGGTGGCCGGGGGGTAG
- the moaC gene encoding cyclic pyranopterin monophosphate synthase MoaC produces the protein MFAHLKECHQPQMVDVSHKPSTDRRAVAQAIMRLPEPFLTHLNGGEILLPKGPVLQTAIVAGTMAVKKTAEAIPFCHPLPISSCRFETELIPHKDGLEIRLRCEVKTTGPTGVEMESLHGVSIAALTVYDMGKSVSPDIVIQEIRLLAKSGGKQTRGQYPLYGLVLTGGHSRRMGRDKALLTYHRGQPHAQYLYELLESYCERVFLSARPGQWQGTPLAALPTLEDALPSEGPLSGLLTAFRAYPQVNWLVVACDLPYVNAENLAPLIRQYREDVVATCYRHPQAHFPEALCAIYTPQARTILEQAYQGGERCPVRILAQAPCHVIDPPDARTTTNINTPEEYAHVQAQTG, from the coding sequence ATGTTTGCCCATTTGAAGGAGTGTCACCAGCCCCAGATGGTGGATGTCAGTCACAAACCCAGCACGGACCGGCGCGCCGTTGCCCAGGCCATCATGCGGCTGCCAGAACCCTTCCTGACCCATCTCAACGGCGGCGAAATTCTCCTGCCCAAAGGCCCCGTTCTCCAAACAGCTATTGTTGCCGGTACGATGGCGGTGAAAAAAACGGCGGAAGCCATTCCCTTCTGTCACCCTTTGCCCATCAGCAGTTGCCGGTTTGAGACCGAACTCATCCCCCACAAGGATGGGCTAGAAATCCGCCTGCGTTGCGAAGTGAAAACCACCGGGCCGACGGGTGTCGAAATGGAAAGTTTACACGGGGTGAGCATCGCCGCCTTGACGGTCTATGACATGGGCAAATCCGTCAGCCCTGACATCGTGATTCAAGAAATTCGCCTGCTGGCCAAAAGTGGTGGCAAGCAAACCCGGGGGCAATATCCCCTTTACGGGTTGGTGTTGACGGGGGGCCACAGCCGACGCATGGGTCGGGACAAAGCCCTTCTAACCTATCATCGGGGTCAACCCCACGCCCAGTATCTCTATGAACTCCTGGAGAGTTACTGTGAGCGGGTGTTTTTATCGGCACGACCGGGCCAATGGCAAGGAACGCCCTTAGCCGCACTCCCCACGTTGGAGGATGCCCTTCCCAGTGAAGGTCCCTTGAGTGGATTACTGACAGCCTTTCGGGCTTACCCGCAAGTCAATTGGTTGGTTGTGGCCTGTGATTTGCCCTATGTGAACGCTGAAAACCTCGCTCCTTTGATACGCCAATACCGGGAGGACGTGGTCGCCACCTGTTACCGACATCCCCAAGCCCATTTCCCCGAAGCCTTGTGTGCCATCTACACCCCCCAGGCGCGGACAATTTTGGAGCAGGCCTACCAAGGGGGAGAGCGCTGCCCGGTGCGGATTCTGGCCCAGGCGCCCTGCCATGTGATTGACCCACCCGATGCCCGGACCACCACCAACATCAACACCCCGGAGGAGTACGCCCATGTCCAAGCCCAAACCGGTTAA
- the moaA gene encoding GTP 3',8-cyclase MoaA has protein sequence MTAGPATNQLVDPQGRVIRKLRLSLTDRCQLRCRYCMPVAAPFLRAEHYLRPEEYRDIVAELAAWGIRQVRLTGGEPLLRQEFPEIVTALATIPSLELSLTTNGLLLPRYLPLLKQVGLCRINISLDTLQPETFYRLTHRQGLEQVTQAIAQAVQGGFQVKLNMVVMRHINDQELSAMVTYGQQQGVAEVRFLELMRVGYACHLPQDTFVSAQEMQARLQAHYQLTPIPSPPDSTVLRFRTNSGFTLGFMASESQPFCGSCSRWRLSADGVLRACLFREEGISLRGLDPHQRQQVYQQLLGMKPRVRGEMVAHAMYQIGG, from the coding sequence ATGACGGCAGGTCCAGCAACAAACCAGTTGGTGGACCCCCAGGGGCGGGTGATCCGCAAGTTGCGCCTATCCCTAACGGACCGTTGCCAGTTGCGGTGTCGCTACTGCATGCCGGTGGCAGCCCCCTTTCTTAGGGCTGAGCATTATCTGCGTCCTGAGGAATACCGGGATATTGTAGCGGAGCTGGCCGCTTGGGGGATACGGCAGGTGCGGCTAACCGGAGGCGAGCCATTGCTGCGCCAAGAGTTCCCTGAAATTGTCACCGCCTTGGCCACCATTCCTAGTCTGGAACTGAGCCTGACGACCAATGGACTCCTGCTGCCCCGCTACCTGCCGCTTCTAAAACAGGTGGGCCTGTGCCGGATCAACATCAGTCTGGACACGTTGCAACCGGAAACTTTTTACCGCTTGACTCACCGGCAGGGTCTGGAACAAGTAACCCAAGCCATTGCCCAGGCGGTACAAGGGGGTTTTCAGGTCAAACTCAATATGGTGGTCATGCGCCATATCAACGACCAGGAACTGTCGGCGATGGTGACCTACGGCCAGCAGCAGGGCGTTGCCGAGGTCCGATTTTTGGAACTGATGCGAGTGGGATACGCCTGCCATTTGCCCCAAGACACCTTTGTCAGCGCCCAGGAAATGCAAGCCCGCCTACAGGCCCACTATCAACTCACCCCCATCCCCAGCCCCCCTGATAGCACGGTGTTGCGGTTTCGGACCAACAGCGGTTTCACCCTTGGCTTCATGGCATCCGAGTCACAGCCCTTTTGTGGGTCCTGTTCCCGCTGGCGACTATCCGCCGATGGGGTGTTGCGGGCCTGTCTGTTCCGGGAAGAGGGCATCTCCCTGCGGGGCCTGGACCCCCACCAACGCCAGCAGGTGTATCAACAACTGTTGGGGATGAAGCCCAGGGTGCGGGGGGAAATGGTTGCCCATGCCATGTATCAAATCGGAGGTTAG
- a CDS encoding molybdopterin molybdotransferase MoeA translates to MDALLTVAQATARIRQHRLSWGSTSLTLAQAGQPGTLTSPVTTDRPYPPGDRVLMDGIALVWSRYRQGQRVFPIVGVAAAGHPPLALTDPGACIEVMTGAPLPQGCDLVIPYEYLAIAAGSATITRPQDWPPYAHVDRQGSACAAGVEVLAPGHRLQPPDWGILASLGYTEVAIQRLPRTLIISTGDELVPPAVTPQPYQLRASNPYALQAALRRQGYPTVDVQVLPDDPSHWQSHYEQASQDYDQLIYTGGVSRGKRDVLPALWLSLGVTPYVQGVRQRPGKPLWFGVDHQRQTVVFGLPGNPVSCLVCLYRYVLDRPPRYGQLTEPVTFAPPLTYFLPVRVSYSPSAEVLVTPQAVQNSGDFLGLAGTDGFIELPSERCTFATGECFPLYEW, encoded by the coding sequence ATGGATGCCCTGCTGACCGTCGCCCAAGCAACGGCCCGGATTCGGCAACACCGACTCTCTTGGGGCAGCACGTCCCTAACGCTGGCGCAGGCGGGGCAACCGGGAACCTTGACCAGTCCGGTGACCACTGACCGGCCCTACCCCCCTGGGGACCGGGTTCTCATGGACGGCATTGCCCTGGTTTGGTCTCGCTACCGGCAGGGACAACGGGTTTTCCCCATCGTTGGTGTGGCGGCAGCCGGTCATCCCCCCTTGGCCCTGACCGACCCCGGCGCTTGTATTGAGGTCATGACGGGTGCCCCCTTGCCCCAGGGATGCGATTTAGTCATTCCCTACGAGTACCTAGCGATAGCCGCCGGCAGCGCCACCATCACCCGGCCCCAGGATTGGCCGCCCTATGCCCATGTGGACCGGCAAGGGAGTGCCTGTGCTGCAGGGGTCGAGGTACTTGCGCCAGGTCACCGGTTGCAGCCACCCGATTGGGGCATCCTGGCCTCTTTGGGCTACACGGAAGTCGCCATCCAGCGCTTACCCCGCACCCTGATTATCAGCACGGGGGACGAACTGGTGCCGCCAGCAGTCACGCCCCAACCCTACCAACTGCGGGCTTCCAACCCTTATGCCCTACAAGCGGCCTTGCGCCGACAGGGTTATCCAACGGTAGATGTGCAGGTGCTCCCGGATGACCCCAGCCACTGGCAGTCCCACTACGAACAGGCCAGCCAAGACTACGACCAACTGATTTACACCGGCGGTGTCTCCCGGGGAAAACGGGATGTACTACCGGCGTTGTGGCTCAGCCTGGGGGTGACCCCTTATGTGCAGGGGGTGCGACAGCGTCCGGGGAAACCCCTGTGGTTTGGGGTGGATCACCAGCGGCAGACAGTGGTATTCGGTTTGCCAGGGAATCCAGTCTCCTGCCTGGTGTGCCTTTATCGCTATGTGCTGGACCGTCCCCCCCGCTATGGCCAGCTCACAGAACCGGTAACGTTCGCGCCGCCTTTGACCTACTTTTTGCCGGTGCGGGTCAGCTATAGCCCTAGCGCTGAGGTGTTGGTCACTCCCCAAGCGGTGCAAAACTCCGGCGATTTTCTGGGCTTGGCTGGTACCGATGGGTTTATCGAGTTGCCCAGCGAGCGCTGTACATTCGCCACCGGGGAGTGTTTTCCGTTGTATGAATGGTAA